A genome region from Hevea brasiliensis isolate MT/VB/25A 57/8 chromosome 9, ASM3005281v1, whole genome shotgun sequence includes the following:
- the LOC110664185 gene encoding uncharacterized protein LOC110664185 isoform X3 — protein sequence MRQVCHRREGGGIIMEEETSIKKRGGFADDCDLVASMFSWSLEDICNENLFEVKVIPKLFESVDHYFRSYVCPLLEETRARLHSSIEIIYRAPTAEVLALTPCRHDETLLYDVEIDYWRNRYNDRGKEPYKTLPGDVVILADAKPEDVSDLQREGRTWTLALVTQIPEDPEDETEDPSRDPEDETDDAGTDPEDETEDASTSTTSFKIKPSKDIEINAEMQKSLVVIFLTNITTNRRIWNRLHKFRNLDVIKEVADSMVQENCSLCSMHSGGAWHESVVRNLSSTLNESQTKAILTCLRKIQCNHSCAVELIWGPPGTGKTKTVSMLLFTLLRMKRRILICAPTNVAIKEVASRVRKLVIESSEIGSGTDALFCSLSDILLFGNKDRLKVNSEIEDISLDYRVKRLRKCFAALTAKRSCFTSTIDFFEDCVCQYYNFLEKELIKEQERDQENENTEKNCSSEAVVCSGKHKSFLEFMREQFRFNILQLKRCAFTLCSHTPESYILKHDIQNMISLVGLLGSFETLLFRDDVISEELEKLFSRPELAGDSFEVFADISLLLFSQRSKCLSILKNLRTSLSGFDFKSSMSRRSMENFCFQNASLIFCTASSSYKLYSLKMEPMNLLVIDEAAQLKECESTIPLQLPGIRHAILIGDECQLPATVESNLSDEAGFGRSLFERLSSLGHPKHLLNMQYRMHPSISTFPNKNFYSNLIIDAPNVRSKSYEKHYLPGSMFGPYSFINVTGGREEVDDVGHSWRNMVEVAIVLKLVHCLYKEWSGSKQNINIGVISPYAAQVVAIQEKLGHKYKKVNGFSVKVQSIDGFQGGEEDVVIISTVRSNSDGFIGFMSNRQRINVSLTRARHCLWILGNERTLARSGSVWEELVSNAKQRQCFFNADENKELAKAILEVKKEFDQLDDLLNGNSPLFKCARWKVLFSENFRKSFSKLTSVRTKKFVLNLLLRLSSGWRPKKKNVDSVCEKSSQILKQFKVEGLYVLCSIDIVKEEVKYIQVLKVWDVLPLEDIPRFVKCLDGIFERQTDDFISRCNEKSLKGNLEAPKNWSTSFEIVRYKNLSNSESRSDSNFGASDATCYVENCKVSESLLLMKFYSLSSGIVKHLLSDHDGREIELPFEVTVEERDMIAFQRSMFILGRSGTGKTTVLTMKLFQKEQQSRMATEGIGEGIGNTSKDACCRNNVENDVKKVEDSVGEAKKIALRQLFVTVNPKLCYAIKHHISHLKSFASGGKYLVESSSVGIEDIDEIAQFEDAPYSFVDIPSSSYPLIISFYKFLMMLDGTIGNSYFERFPDVRQILHAEKRNLKSISIQTFITTREVNYDKFCSIYWPHFNTHITKMLDSSIAFTEIMSHIKCGLQSGEFSDGRLARKDYVTLSEVRLSTLSREKREMIYDIYEDYEKMKIAYGDFDMADFVIDLHLRLKNVKYEGDIMDFVYIDEVQDLTMRQIALFKYICRNVSEGFVFSGDTAQTIARGIDFRFEEIRNLFYNEFLLGSSSEGYDGRKEKGRISKIFHLSQNFRTHAGILKLAQSVIDLLYRFFPSFVDILSPETSLIFGEAPIWLEARNDENAIVNIFGKNGNGQTNFVGFGAEQVILVRDDSARKEVYNYVGKQALVLTIMECKGLEFQDVLLYNFFGSSPLKNKWRVIYEYMKEQNLLDESFPTFNPAKHIVLCSELKQLYVAITRTRQRLWICENIEELSKPMFDYWKNKDLVQVRKLDDSFALAMQVASSPEEWTSRGYKLLNEGNYEMATMCFERAGDIYGEKVAKAAGLKATADRVHRSNPEKASITRRQAAEIYESIGKAEHAAECFYMLREYKRAGQNYLQCGESARERAGECFCLAGCYKLAAEVYARGFHFSEFLSACTKGELFDMGLQYIQCWKQEATANKYRSREMDKTEKEFLENCAFHYHKLNDNRAMMRYVRAFNSMDAIRTFLNALGCFDELLSLEEEFGNFLEAAKIAKLKGELLVEADLFGKAGHFKQSAMLILWYVFANSLWSSGSKGWPLKQFPQKEELLENAKSFAKNESNQFFELVCLEAEILLHDQSNLFIMKQHLNSSQRHNSIKGEILSARKILDAHFHLNSSEYVWENDLVLDLASFLDEKLSKNEVSIETLIYSWSFWKDKIVNIFECLGCLETQDVSEYGSYGEFCLNYLGVQRHFNNLSPTFVLINSDADWVREVDYRYIKRNGKRNGKLISLDVHHFVSASQNYWSSELISVGMKVLTNLESLYEFSIKNSFSLFCQSRSLAYIFEISKFLLNSKFLVRCHSDNKELQKFVGMSTRHFFSYIYPLDWRESLKRNMVSFRRTETCSNLLREMIFENVHLKNNLSYGKLGRIALIILGSGKLYNGLHAKIMDGLKWNSSWNDLIEDLCRNAAMENLAGNNIGPGELSLKRMLHGALIDAYNANWEKEEDYISPVCFLYLVERQLILLSCSQGYFLATKSSFVEWLIYKDGNGSQTSRLGEQAPQYTKIMLKAMVEIVHQFLYDKKGTMEWIRKCRENVKDAYAVVVLRLVVIICLLYLNFGICGNTLHDLLGRNYITEQLPRDFYDALWKRRKRNSFSVDVNVLAEAFNKMGNSLVIVSLGKNYSKNICPDAIFVDMKANQRMEDRLRELFPRIDEAAQDHTVAVELDTSSSREGIDPPDTCDQRKGSQLPSSIISLTTDGNTSIKEKCKGRLPLIPGQLWELLETLKSRTHGADERSLVVNDSTVKVGCNGPGPLRVYSRRKIKENAKGMAVELDDYGRN from the exons ATGAG ACAAGTGTGCCATAGGAGAGAGGGAGGAGGGATAATCATGGAAGAGGAGACTTCAATCAAAAAGAGAGGAGGATTTGCCGATGACTGTGACTTGGTTGCTTCCATGTTTTCTTGGTCTCTCGAGGACATTTGCAATGAAAATCTCTTCGAG GTGAAAGTGATTCCCAAATTGTTTGAATCGGTTGATCATTATTTTCGGTCATATGTATGTCCATTATTGGAAGAAACAAGAGCACGACTGCATTCAAGTATAGAAATTATTTACAGGGCACCAACTGCTGAAGTGCTTGCTCTAACTCCGTGTAGACATGATGAAACATTACtttatgatgttgaaattgattactGGAGAAACAGATACAATGATCGTGGCAAGGAGCCTTACAAAACATTGCCTGGAGATGTTGTTATTCTTGCAGATGCCAAACCTGAAGACGTCTCTGATTTGCAAAGGGAGGGAAGGACATGGACTTTAGCACTGGTCACCCAGATCCCAGAGGATCCAGAGGATGAGACTGAGGATCCTAGTAGAGATCCGGAGGATGAGACAGATGATGCTGGTACAGATCCAGAGGATGAGACAGAGGATGCTAGTACATCCACTACCTCTTTTAAAATCAAGCCATCAAAAGACATTGAAATTAATGCTGAAATGCAGAAATCACTTGTTGTGATTTTCTTGACAAATATAACTACTAACAGAAGAATCTGGAATAGATTGCACAAATTTCGAAATCTGGATGTCATCAAGGAAGTCGCCGATTCCATG GTTCAGGAAAATTGCAGCCTCTGTTCTATGCATAGCGGTGGAGCCTGGCATGAGAGTGTTGTTAGGAATTTATCATCTACATTGAATGAATCCCAAACTAAGGCCATTTTGACTTGTCTTCGTAAAATTCAGTGCAATCACAGTTGCGCAGTGGAACTTATTTGGGGTCCACCAGGGACAGGGAAAACTAAGACAGTTAGTATGCTGCTCTTTACCCTCTTAAGGATGAAGCGTAGGATCCTGATTTGCGCGCCAACCAATGTCGCCATAAAAGAAGTGGCTTCCAGAGTCCGGAAGCTAGTGATTGAATCTTCCGAAATAGGCTCAGGAACTGATGCTTTGTTTTGTTCTTTGAGTGATATTCTGTTATTTGGGAATAAGGACAGGCTCAAAGTTAACTCAGAGATTGAAGACATATCTTTGGATTATCGTGTTAAAAGGCTTAGAAAGTGCTTTGCAGCTTTGACTGCTAAAAGGTCGTGTTTCACTTCAACAATAGACTTTTTTGAAGATTGCGTTTGTCAGTATTATAATTTCTTGGAAAAAGAATTGATCAAAGAGCAGGAGCGTGATCAGGAAAATGAAAACACAGAGAAAAATTGCAGCAGTGAAGCTGTTGTTTGCAGTgggaagcataaatcatttcttGAATTTATGAGAGAGCAATTCCGCTTCAATATATTACAACTGAAAAGATGTGCCTTTACTTTATGCTCTCATACACCTGAAAGCTATATCCTGAAACATGATATTCAAAATATGATATCCCTTGTTGGGTTACTTGGTTCTTTTGAAACTTTGCTCTTCCGTGATGATGTAATCTCTGAAGAACTTGAGAAGCTTTTTTCACGTCCAGAGTTAGCTGGGGATTCTTTTGAAGTTTTTGCAGATATTTCGTTGCTATTATTCTCACAGAGAAGCAAGTGCCTTTCTATTTTAAAGAATCTCCGTACTTCTCTAAGTGGATTTGATTTTAAAAGTTCTATGAGCAGGCGTTCAATGGAAAATTTCTGTTTTCAAAATGCTTCCTTGATTTTCTGCACGGCATCTAGTTCATATAAGCTGTATTCATTGAAAATGGAACCAATGAATTTGTTGGTCATTGATGAAGCAGCCCAATTAAAAGAGTGTGAATCAACAATACCCTTACAGCTTCCTGGAATTAGGCATGCCATTCTTATTGGCGATGAATGCCAGTTACCAGCTACTGTGGAAAGCAAT CTTTCTGATGAAGCTGGCTTTGGAAGAAGTTTATTTGAAAGGTTGAGCTCGTTAGGTCATCCAAAACACCTTTTAAATATGCAGTACAGGATGCATCCATCGATCAGTACCTTCCCAAACAAAAACTTTTACTCTAATCTTATAATAGATGCGCCAAATGTTAGGAGTAAAAGTTATGAAAAGCATTATCTTCCAGGCTCAATGTTTGGCCCCTATTCATTCATAAATGTAACTGGTGGAAGAGAAGAGGTGGATGATGTTGGACATAGCTGGAGAAATATGGTGGAGGTAGCTATTGTGTTAAAATTAGTGCACTGTCTGTATAAAG AATGGAGTGGCTCAAAACAAAATATCAACATTGGTGTCATATCTCCATATGCTGCTCAAGTAGTTGCAATTCAAGAGAAACTTGGTCATAAATACAAAAAAGTTAATGGATTTTCAGTGAAAGTCCAATCAATAGATGGGTTCCAAGGTGGTGAGGAAGATGTTGTCATAATATCAACTGTGAGATCAAACAGTGATGGATTTATTGGATTTATGTCTAACCGACAGAGAATTAATGTTTCTCTTACCAGGGCTAG GCACTGCCTCTGGATTTTAGGGAATGAAAGAACTCTAGCTAGAAGTGGATCTGTTTGGGAGGAGCTAGTTTCTAATGCAAAACAGCGTCAATGTTTCTTTAATGCTGATGAAAACAAGGAATTGGCCAAAGCCATTTTAGAAGTCAAGAAAGAGTTTGATCAACTTGATGATTTGCTTAATGGAAATAGCCCACTTTTCAAGTGTGCTAGGTGGAAG GTTCTTTTTAGTGAAAATTTTAGAAAATCATTTTCAAAGCTGACATCAGTCCGGACAAAGAAATTTGTTTTGAACCTTCTGCTAAGACTTTCTAGTGGTTGGCGTCCTAAGAAAAAAAATGTGGATTCAGTTTGTGAAAAAAGTTCTCAAATCTTGAAGCAGTTCAAGGTTGAAGGACTCTATGTACTCTGTTCAATTGATATAGTGAAAGAAGAAGTAAAGTACATTCAAGTCTTGAAGGTTTGGGATGTTTTACCACTGGAAGATATTCCAAGATTTGTTAAATGTCTCGATGGAATCTTTGAAAGGCAGACTGATGACTTTATTAGTCGATGCAATGAGAAAAGTCTAAAGGG GAATTTGGAAGCTCCCAAAAATTGGTCAACCTCTTTTGAGATTGTCCGTTATAAGAATCTTAGCAACAGTGAATCCAGGAGCGATTCAAATTTTGGTGCTTCTGATGCTACATGCTATGTGGAGAACTGCAAAGTGAGTGAGAGTCTGCTACTAATGAAATTCTACTCCTTGTCATCTGGCATTGTGAAGCACTTACTTTCTGACCATGATGGTAGAGAAATAGAACTCCCTTTTGAAGTAACAGTTGAAGAGCGAGATATGATTGCATTCCAAAGAAGTATGTTTATTCTAGGACGGTCTGGCACTGGGAAAACAACTGTCCTAACTATGAAGTTGTTTCAGAAAGAGCAACAATCCCGTATGGCAACTGAAGGAATTGGTGAAGGCATTGGCAATACCTCAAAGGATGCCTGTTGTAGAAACAATGTGGAAAATGATGTAAAAAAAGTGGAGGACAGTGTTGGAGAGGCTAAGAAGATTGCCTTGCGCCAGCTTTTTGTGACTGTCAATCCTAAACTTTGTTATGCTATAAAACATCATATTTCTCATTTAAAAAG CTTTGCATCTGGGGGAAAATATTTGGTAGAAAGCAGTTCAGTCGGTATTGAAGATATTGATGAGATAGCACAGTTCGAGGATGCCCCATATTCTTTTGTTGACATTCCTTCCAGCTCATACCCTCTTATTATATCTTTCTATAAGTTTTTGATGATGCTTGATGGGACAATAGGCAATTCATATTTTGAAAGATTCCCTGATGTGAGGCAGATTTTGCATGCAGAAAAGAGAAATTTGAAATCCATTTCCATTCAAACTTTTATAACTACAAGGGAGGTTAACTATGATAAGTTTTGTTCAATTTATTGGCCACATTTCAATACACACATAACAAAAATGCTTGACTCTTCTATAGCCTTTACTGAGATTATGTCACATATAAAATGTGGCTTGCAATCAGGGGAATTTAGTGATGGTAGACTTGCACGAAAGGATTATGTTACTCTCTCCGAGGTTCGGTTATCAACTTTAAgtagggagaagagagagatgaTATACGACATCTATGAAGATTATGAAAAGATGAAGATAGCCTATGGTGATTTTGATATGGCAGATTTTGTTATTGATCTTCATCTTAGGCTTAAAAATGTTAAATATGAAGGTGACATTATGGATTTTGTCTATATTGATGAAGTCCAAGATCTTACAATGAGGCAGATTGCTCTTTTCAAGTACATTTGTAGGAATGTGAGTGAGGGCTTTGTTTTTTCGGGTGACACAGCACAAACCATAGCTAGGGGCATtgattttaggtttgaagaaataAGAAATCTATTCTACAATGAGTTTCTTCTAGGATCAAGTAGTGAAGGATATGATGGAAGAAAGGAGAAAGGTCGGATTTCTAAAATATTTCATTTGAGCCAAAACTTTCGTACCCATGCTGGTATTCTCAAGTTAGCTCAGAGCGTTATTGACCTCCTTTACCGCTTTTTCCCTTCGTTTGTTGATATTTTAAGCCCTGAAACTAGTCTTATATTTGGGGAAGCCCCAATTTGGCTTGAGGCAAGAAATGATGAAAATGCAATTGTTAATATATTTGGGAAGAATGGGAATGGAcaaaccaattttgttggttttggggcAGAGCAGGTCATATTAGTTCGTGATGATTCAGCTAGGAAAGAAGTTTATAACTACGTTGGGAAACAAGCCCTCGTGTTGACTATAATGGAGTGCAAAGGCCTGGAGTTTCAG GATGTACTATTGTACAACTTTTTTGGCTCATCGCCTCTGAAAAATAAATGGAGAGTCATCTATGAATACATGAAAGAACAAAACTTACTTGATGAGTCCTTTCCTACTTTCAATCCAGCAAAACACATTGTTTTATGCTCTGAGTTAAAGCAGTTATATGTCGCTATCACACGTACGAGACAAAGATTGTGGATTTGCGAGAACATAGAGGAGTTATCCAAACCAATGTTTGATTACTGGAAGAATAAGGACCTTGTTCAAGTAAGAAAACTAGATGACTCTTTTGCACTAGCAATGCAAGTTGCTAGCAGTCCAGAAGAGTGGACGTCAAGGGGTTACAAG CTTCTAAATGAGGGTAATTATGAGATGGCAACAATGTGTTTCGAAAGAGCAGGAGATATATATGGTGAAAAAGTGGCCAAGGCTGCTGGGCTTAAGGCAACTGCCGACAGAGTGCATCGCTCAAATCCTGAAAAGGCTTCTATCACCCGTAGgcaggctgctgaaatttatgaATCAATTGGCAAAGCTGAGCATGCTGCAGAATGCTTTTATATGTTAAGAGAGTATAAACGAGCAG GTCAAAACTATTTGCAATGTGGGGAATCTGCTAGAGAAAGAGCTGGAGAATGTTTCTGTCTTGCTGGATGTTATAAGCTTGCAGCAGAAGTATATGCTAGGGGCTTCCATTTCTCAGAGTTCTTGTCTGCATGTACCAAGGGAGAACTCTTTGACATGGGCTTGCAATATATTCAGTGCTGGAAACAGGAAGCGACTGCAAATAAATATAGGAGCAGAGAAATGGACAAAACCGAGAAAGAGTTTCTGGAGAACTGTGCTTTTCATTATCACAAGCTAAATGATAATAGAGCCATGATGAGATATGTTAGAGCGTTTAATTCCATGGATGCAATTCGAACTTTCTTGAATGCTTTAGGATGCTTTGATGAGCTTTTGTCACTGGAAGAAGAGTTTGGTAACTTCCTGGAGGCAGCAAAGATTGCAAAGCTGAAAGGTGAACTTCTAGTTGAGGCTGATCTATTTGGAAAGGCTGGACACTTTAAGCAGTCGGCAATGCTTATTCTATGGTATGTGTTTGCTAACTCTCTGTGGTCATCTGGGAGCAAAGGCTGGCCTTTAAAGCAGTTTCCACAGAAGGAGGAGCTTTTGGAAAATGCAAAGTCATTTGCAAAGAATGAATCGAACCAATTTTTCGAGCTTGTGTGTTTGGAGGCTGAAATTTTGTTGCATGACCAAAGTAACTTGTTCATTATGAAACAGCATCTAAATTCTTCTCAGAGACATAACAGTATAAAAGGTGAGATCTTATCAGCTCGAAAGATTCTTGATGCCCATTTTCATCTAAATAGCTCAGAGTATGTGTGGGAAAATGATTTGGTTCTTGATCTGGCAAGCTTTTTGGATGAGAAGCTATCAAAAAATGAGGTTTCAATTGAAACTCTGATTTACTCTTGGTCATTTTGGAAGGATAAGATTGTTAACATATTTGAGTGTCTTGGATGTCTTGAAACTCAAGATGTTAGTGAATATGGAAGTTATGGAGAATTCTGCTTGAACTACTTGGGAGTGCAAAGGCACTTTAATAATCTAAGTCCCACTTTTGTTCTTATAAACTCTGATGCTGATTGGGTGAGAGAAGTAGACTATAGATATATAAAAAGGAATGGGAAGAGGAATGGGAAGCTCATTTCTTTAGATGTTCACCATTTTGTCTCTGCTTCTCAGAATTATTGGTCTTCTGAGTTAATATCTGTTGGCATGAAGGTTTTGACCAATCTTGAATCTCTTTATGAATTCTCAATTAAgaattcattttctctcttctgccAAAGCAGGTCCCTTGCTTATATCTTTGAGATTTCCAAATTTCTTTTGAATTCCAAGTTTCTGGTCAGATGTCACAGTGATAACAAGGAGTTGCAGAAATTTGTAGGAATGTCGACTAGACATTTCTTTAGCTACATATATCCTCTGGACTGGAGAGAATCACTGAAACGGAATATGGTTTCTTTCAGGAGAACTGAGACTTGTAGTAATCTCTTAAGAGAAATGATTTTCGAAAATGTCCACTTGAAGAATAACTTGTCTTATGGGAAACTGGGAAGAATAGCATTAATAATTCTTGGGTCTGGTAAGCTCTATAATGGACTACATGCGAAAATCATGGATGGTTTAAAATGGAATTCATCTTGGAATGATTTGATTGAGGACCTTTGTAGGAATGCAGCAATGGAAAATTTAGCCGGCAATAACATAGGACCAGGAGAGCTATCTCTCAAGAGGATGCTGCATGGAGCTTTGATAGATGCTTATAATGCCAactgggaaaaagaagaagactaCATCTCACCTGTTTGTTTCTTATACCTTGTTGAGCGCCAACTGATTCTGTTATCTTGCTCCCAGGGGTACTTTCTTGCCACTAAATCTTCTTTTGTTGAATGGCTTATCTACAAGGATGGAAATGGCAGCCAAACTTCTAGATTAGGGGAACAAGCACCACAGTATACAAAAATCATGCTAAAAGCGATGGTTGAAATTGTTCATCAGTTTCTTTATGACAAGAAAGGTACCATGGAATGGATCAGAAAATGTCGTGAAAATGTGAAGGATGCATATGCGGTTGTGGTGTTGAGGTTGGTTGTTATAATATGTTTGCTTTATTTGAACTTTGGAATTTGCGGAAACACACTTCATGACTTGCTGGGAAGGAACTACATCACCGAACAACTGCCAAGGGATTTTTATGATGCCCTTTGGAAAAGAAGGAAGCGTAATTCTTTCTCTGTGGATGTAAATGTGTTAGCTGAAGCATTTAACAAGATGGGCAATTCTCTAGTGATTGTAAGTTTGGGTAAAAATTATTCAAAAAATATTTGTCCAGATGCCATTTTTGTGGACATGAAGGCCAATCAAAGAATGGAGGATAGATTAAGAGAACTATTTCCAAGGATTGATGAAGCTGCTCAAGATCACACAGTAGCAGTTGAACTGGACACTAGCAGTTCACGTGAAGGAATAGATCCTCCAGACACTTGTGATCAAAGGAAAGGATCCCAACTCCCATCTTCAATCATCAGTCTTACCACAGATGGGAACACAAGCATTAAAGAAAAATGTAAGGGTAGACTTCCTTTGATCCCTGGCCAGCTTTGGGAACTACTTGAAACTTTAAAATCAAGGACTCATGGAGCAGATGAAAGGAGCCTCGTTGTAAATGATTCAACAGTGAAG